Part of the Hemitrygon akajei chromosome 16, sHemAka1.3, whole genome shotgun sequence genome is shown below.
GCCATGGGAGAATattcaaactccacacagacagcaccagaggtcacgAGTGAATCTGGGTCTCTGCTACTGAGAAGTAGCAGCTCCAATACCAACACCAGTGCTTGAAATAATTTGTCAGGGTAATCTGAGTAGATCAGCAATAGAAGACAGTTCAGAGAATTTCAGGCCAAAACTTGGAAGTACTTAATTTGTACAGATTCACATTTAATGCATCCAAACTGGTGCACTCCTTTCATTGCTGTAATAGTCACCAGGTTGAAGTGGATCGATTTTCTGCGGTGCTGTTGCAGGGCTCTTTGTAAAGCTGTTGCAGTGACCTCAGTTACAGGAAAGTTTGTCTCTTGATTTTAATTTGGGTCATGTCTTCAGATCAACAACATCAACTCCCATACAGCAATAGGTTAGGTACAAAATACACAAATTAGTGTACTTGCTTGAGCAAATATTCAGGAGGAATTAGAGAAACATTTACTATAGAAAAACATTGAAAGACAGGAAAGCACACATACCATGAAGGCAGGGAGGACAGGCTGTGTGAACTTTGTCCTGAAAGAATGAATCAACTGCTTAGTTTTGGCATTGTAGAATGACAGATGACCTGAAACAATGAGAATGAAAAGGGTTACAGATTGTCGAAGGAGCATTTAAACCAACAACCTTGTACCTCATTTCAAATTACTGATGTTACTCCTCCAAAAACCTGACACCAGATCCACAATTTTCTCTTCATTGTTTGAGGctttatcttttctctcctctATTGACACATCTTCTTACTTGTATTTTCTCAATACCAGGAAAAGGATACCAAATTCAATCTCATATTTTTACCACCTTCACCCTTGGGATCAGTCAACTTTGAGAAGAGGCAAAGAATGCAGCAATTAACATACTTCTAAAATACTCATTGAAATTGGTGTACTTGCCAACATAAGACTACAGTGTGATTTTATTCCCTCCaattaaaattaaacaaaatgCAACAAGGGTTTATGCAAGTTACCCACCTGTTGAATGGGCAAGTAAAGCATCTTCCAACCAAGAACCCATTAGGTGCAGGAAAGGGTCATCAGGCTCCCTAATCCTGTCCTGCCATTTAACATGATTATGGCAGATCTATGCCGGTCTTTACTCCTCCTATGGACATTagatgaggggtgattgataagttcatggcctaaggcagaaggagtcaattttagaaaacgtagcacatttatttttcagcatagtccccccctacatttacacacttagtccagcggtcgtggagcatatggatctgtgacctccagaaagtgtccacagcacgggtaattgataagttcgtggcctaaggtagaaggagatgagatatagctctctttacatgcacttacagttgaagttaataactcatctctttctaccttaggccacaaacttatcaatcacccctgatgagttaatAACTGCAAGCTTTCTGcataaagagttgaactgcatgtgcatgtaacgggagcggtataactcatttccttctaccttaggccacaaacttatcaatcacccatctgtggacactttctggaggtccaagatccatatgttccacgaccgctggactaagtgtgtaaatgtaggaggggactatgctgaaaaataaatgtgctaggttttctaaaattgactccttctatcttaggccacaaacttatcaatcacccctcgtataaagAAATAAGCTCTGGAAGAGGGAAATATGTGCAGAACTCCAGATGTAGAAAGGGAAAGGGCATATTTCACTGACTGTATACTGGATCGGACCATGTTACATCTGATTTGGACAATATTGGCAATTGGAAACTGTTCCAATATTTAGCATTTAGATTTCTCATCAAGAGGGGTACAAGATCATGTTTCATTGCCTAGAAAGCAAGACAGGCCATTTCATATCCAGATAAGTGGGGAATAGAGGGTTTTACACTACAAGTGTGGCAGTCCACAAAGCCCCAAATATGAACATATGGCAGGAGTAATTGAATATCTGCCAGATTTCAAGCCTGGCTCATTTTTAAAACTTGACAACAATGGTGTACTTTTATTTTGGTGTGATTGCACACTTCCATTCTGCAAAAATTCAACAAGCAGCAAGACCATATACTCAAATAGAAACTACAGCACTGTTAGTTCCAGCTGTAGGTCTAGCTATGGAGAAAGAGAATCAGCAAGAAGAGCCAGATCATTTGAAGTTGGACAAGAGGGAAATGCCATCCCCTTTAATCACCAAAGTAAACTgctacaacaacaacaacaacaacacacaattaAGGATTAAATGACATAAATTGCAGTGAGTCTCATATTTAAGGACTTCTGTAGCAAAGTCTAAAGAAGTCTTAGAAGAACTAAGCTTTGTACAAAAAAGGAAATATTTGAGATTCAGGAGTAGAAAGCTGAGGAAATGGGGTGTGTTACGGAATATACTAGAGCGATTCCTGGTCTCTAATCTAGAGAAAGACTAGTCTTAGCAAATCTGGAGTGCATTTTATTCATTAACTCACTTTAATAACATACAGTACACTTGGCCATCCCTGCAGTTACTTAAGCATTTAGTTTGAATGCTCATTGTTGACTAAAATGTAATTGACTCAAAACACAGAGCTGTGACacccaatggaaatataaatctCTAAAcacagatcattgacatagatctAGATCAGTTTAGCTTTGTTAGTGACACAAGTCAAGATCTCTTTCTAGGATTATAGTAGATACTAAGGGAATGTTGCACTGCCTTTCTATGAAGTAATATTAAGGATTAGGGATGTACAAAGAACTTAATGTTATAAAAAGTTCGTCAAATAATGATCCGAATCTTGCTGCCTACAAGGACATTGGAAGCAGTAATGAATAATTATTTTCGAAGGGATATTGGATATGCACAAGGGAAATGAACTTGGTAGTGCCAAGTACCAAGAGTCAACTGACAACTGATCTATAagatgacttaattctgctcttatggtcaTGATCTTGGGGAGTTAGAATTCACAAGAGGAACATCTCATATTTTGCCTGGGTAGCTTACAATCCAAAAGGCACGAATATTGAATTTACCAATTTCAGATCTCTCTCATCTTTAGTGTTCCCTACCCAAACCGCTATCTAACCCCTTATTTTTATCCCTTTCTCAACTCACCCTCATTTTCATCAGCATATCCTCACCTGTGGCCTGCACCCTGCTTCCCCACCCCCAAATCCAGATCTGATTCCATCTGTTCTTTACTTTTTCCcaatggttcccattatcaccttccTTGCTTATCAGATTCCAACACTGACAACCTATATGTACCTGTCTCTACCTTCACACTTCTCCCACCCAGCACAATCAGCCTTTTCCTGTCTGTCTCCCAATTTCACTCCCCcacctgtgtggtgaactagatatacctgtctgactgctcctgtggctcctcccaagaccctgctgactacccctgtggctcctcccacagacccctgtataaaggcgactgtggcctgctgctctccctcattttccccaggatgtagtgttgttcttcagtcaataaaagccgatatctcactacctaagtctcggcgtgagttattgatggtgcatcaacctgaCAATCTAtcatcctcctcctccctttccacctcagtccaccaatcactgTGTTCCTATTCACACACTCCTCTTCATACTGGCCATCTCTTTTCTGCACACTTGGCCCTGATTGAGTTTTGAATTACTAGGTCAAaaactccttccccccccccccccccccgcatgctGCTCAAACCACTGAGTTCATGCAGCACGTTGTTTgttgctccacattccagcattgcagtctcttgtgccttgCTAAAATACAAATGCACTTGATGATATGGAAGAACATCCTTTGGTGTTGTAATGATGTTATACCTTGTTTGCCCTTTTAAGTTTACAGAAACCATCTAGCCCCATGCCATTCCTGAACCATCCACTCCTAATCAACTCATGGGACATAAATCAGTGTCCACGTTAAACCACAAAATGACAGTTACAAAATATGATTAATTCTACATCACCACCAGTGGATGATAGAATGGCATAGAGGCATTTAtgaagttagacaagggaaagAGCTAGAAAGGAAGAGTAAGAGTTAGGGGTGACAAAGTAAGTTGCTTAATGAATGCAGTTCCTTTAAAAACTTCAAAATGATTGGTGGATATTAATAAGTTATTCAGCAGTTAAACATGAACCTTTTGCATTTTAGTTTATAACACTTTGCAAAAAGCAAATACCTTAACATTAATATTTGCTGATTCATGCAACTATTCTGAAAAACCATAGAAGGTATAAGATTTATAATATATACTATCATTTCAGTTTGCAAAGGAGGCTTTCCTATCCCAACAAGGAAGAGTGGCAATTTCTAGCTCTGTTAACAATGGTCAAACAACCAGCTAGCAATATTTAACTCAGATTGAGTAGTTTACTCAGAGTAAATATAACACTGGAACTTACTTTATTTAATCAAGGCTGAATACACAAATTCCTTATCTGTCAAAGTAATGGGCAAGATAGAAATGTTTGCTTTGCTTTAACATAACTATGCAGTAATGTACAGGAGATTGAGGACTCCCAATACCTTCACTGTAGTTACAATAAACTCCAATTCTGTCAGGTACTGAGATATCCAGGACTTTGGCCTTGTTGTTGTGCTTGGCAGTGAAGCTGACTTGCAACCAGTTATTGAGGTGAAGGCACCAGGAAGCATTCGTCTTTCCCAATTGATCAAATTTGCCCAAAGTCCTGTAGGCTACACCTACAAAAAAAGCCTTGCTGTCCCTTTCAAAGACAACCTCCCAGTAATGCTGTCCACCATCGATCAGAGTATCTCCTGTGAGGAACAAGGAGGAGAATAATGACTAAACGATCCTTATTgacccattaaaaaaaatcatctgccacatctcataTCATCTGAAGTTTAATGGTATACATTCTCTAAGCAAGCAGAACACAGTTTGCCATTACAAATCAGATCAGAAAAAGGATTACTTCTGTAAAGTTCCCATTACAATCTCAAATGCTGAACATCATGTTTAACTTCATATTCCACTTCTCTCCACATTATAGCCACTTGCTATTGAAATAAAAGTGAATAATTTTAATTTAAAACAGCATTTCAACATAGACCACCACAAGATGCCCGAATTGTGGTAGTTCCAAGCACAATAACGTGGGCCACTTGCCCTGAAGATGTCAAACACAAATCCACTGTTGGGCATGGTTgagggtggtggggaagatggggAAAGAAACTGATTCCATTCTGAAAGCCTTTTAATCTCAGTGAGGGTTATAGGTAGAGAGATTAGAAAGTAGAAGAGAGGGGTTATTTTTAAGGTTTGTAAAACATCATTGTGGTTTAATTCAAATGTGTTacattattagtttttttttaggcATTTTCATTGTATTATGAGCAACTACAGACTAGTGCCGtaccacaaaaaaaaaatctgtactaTAGAAATTCCCCCTGGTCATCTTTCTGTTTGTGGGAGAATTGTTAAGTATACACTCCGGGGGCCATGCAAGGGTTCCAAGAACAGTTTGTAATGCAATGTTTCCACAAGTTGGAAACACTGTTGTCTGAGACTGCACAAGTTGTACTAATAGGTTAATAAGCTACAGATCTTGGATCTTAATTAGAATTTAGTTATTTACAGATCTGTACTACAGATTCAAAATACATGATCCTGCAGTAGGAGTTGTTGGAGCACGGAAAGCCAAACTAGAAATTCAATGCTCCTGCAAcgactgcaagctgtccaggccctgaggcagcaaaacggccccaaaccatgatgctccttccaccatgcttcacagctgggatgaggttttggtgttggtgtgccgtgccctttttcctccaaacatagtggcgtgcatttctgccaaaaagttcaacttttgtcttatCTGCCCACAGATCGTTGTCCCAGAAAcactgtagaacatccaggtggtcttttgcaaagtTGAGACACGCAGCAATGTTTGTTTTGGGAGAGCAGTGgattcctccatggtgtccttccacgaacaccattcttcttcagtgtttttcttatagcggacacatgaacagagactttagcaagttctagagatttctgcatgtCTTTTTGTTATCCTTCGGTtccttttcacctccttcagcattgcatgttgtagTCTTGGTGTGACCTTTGCAGAATGCCCACTCCTAgaaagagtagcaacagtactgagtttccttcaTTGCAGAcgatttctcttactgtggactgccgaacgctcaggtctttagaaatgcttttgtagccttttccagcatcATGcacctctacaattcttcttctaaggtcctcggaaagttgttttgatcgaggcaaagtgcacataaacagatctttcttgagaagggcATGCTCTGTCAGTAaactgactttgtgtgtcttctttgtagggcagggcacctctacaaacCACATCTCCAGTCTCctctcattgactggaacactTGACTCCAAATAGTTTTTGTCGAAGGCATTACTACCCCAGGTAGTACCCTAGACTACACTCAGTATTTACAAGAGGAAGTACGATtgcttgtgtgttattagttgaggcagactgcatttgtctattattgtgacttagatgaaaaaTCGGGCCACATTTTatagtaattaatgcagaaaatgagGCAATTGCCaaggattcacaaactttttcttgcaactgtctagGAATTGTAATATCCTGAGAGTACTTGGTACAAATAAATAACCAGCAGGAAAAACAATGGTATACTGCAGAATCCAGTCCACAAGTTGGTGCCTCGTAAATGACTCCGTAGTTTAGATATGGAGCTACGTGGAACTCATTCCAGTGGAATAGCTTTAAATAAAATATTGCATCAAATGTTAATACACATTTTCCTTTCAAGTGCAATGGCATGCAGAGAAAGATTTGTGGATTGCATTGATCAGACACGTacggccaaaacccttcttctcAAATGTTCCATAGATCAATGCAATTTTTCCAAATGCAAACTGGAAGCAGATTTCTTTCAATTGTGTATTTTTCTTTTAGGCCAATTTATTTAAAGGAATCTAATTCACATGAGAAAATCCAAAGTTTGATTTCTATTTCCACAGTACATTTAATTCTCATTATATTTACTAGGTTTTCTCACTGGATTTTTGAAACAGTCCTCATGCTTAAAAGAATAGACAAGGCTGGTTTTCACTTAAGTGATAGAGCCATCTAGTCCTAAAAAATATCAAGTGTAATATTTCAAGTACTGACCTAAAACGGTGTACGATTCTGCAGTGAATCGATCCCTGCTGCTCCGGCTAGATGGTAATCTCTTTGGTGACTGAATGATGCTTcttaataaaaaaataaagaacATTACAGCCAAAATAAACCAGCTTTTGTTAGCTAATAACCGCAGCAGACGTAAGGGTGACAAAAGTGGAAACACTTCTAAAGGAGGGACAAAATATATTGAATTTGATATAATTTTGGTATGTGACAAAATATAGAAAACCAACTTTGCCACCACTTCGTGGGCCAATTATTCCTAGTAATTTACACAAGTCTTAAGTGAGGACAACCTACTGTAAATAAGGGCTTTTGAAACTTAAGGAATTTCATGCAGCAGCTCCACATTTCCACATCAGTGCAACTTGGAAAGTTTTACGGGAAATAAAAAAACTTCCTGCATTCAAGAATTCTCACCCTCGAGTATAATATCTAGACACATAATTAAGTTATTCCAATTGATCAAACAAAGCCTTTTGCAAATTAAAGAATTATTGTGATAGCAGTACTAGAATGTTGgtccattaaaaaaaatactaGATTAAAGGTATAGGGACAAATAACCTTCTTagccacagtactgtgcaaaagtcttttatattatatatatatatatatatatatatatatacacacacacacacacacacacacacacgatactTGTACAGTATTGTACATCACAATATCTAAATTTTCTTTTGCCATAGTGCATCATGATTCATTTGACTACATGGTTTTTCCACTGTTTGAATATTATAGATAGACTCCCCAGCAATATTTGCCTTTGATAGAGATTTGTACCTCGCAGGGGAATGGGCAGGTGAAGCTGTCCTACTTCGATTTTCCTTTCCTCGAACTTTGATTTCTTGCACCTTTCCCCCCGACGCATCCCATTCCACTTTGTGATCTTCCACTTTCAAATTCTGATGAGCAGTGGCAGCATCCAAATTAAAATTAAATGCTGTgcagaaagattaaaaaaaaggctTTAATCCTCAGAAGCAATTAGTGCCAAAATCATCCCACAATTCAAAACCTGTATCTGCAAACTCAATAGGACATCTTATCATACATTTTCTAGGCTGGTATTTTGAATTAAGTAATTTTTCTCTCCCTCCATATCTGCATTCTCTACAATATCTTCCTTTTCCCTAGTGTGGCTCCATCTTCCCTGTAGTGTGTGCACAGTTCAGCCTCACAGTATGATTACATTCTATAACAGACTTAAAGAAATGTGTGCTCTGCACCAGGGAAGAGATAAGCAAAGCAGCAATCACTTGAGGAGTTTCAGCAATCTGAATTTTGGTACGTTCCTTCAGGAATAATGCTCCATTTGACTAATTCAGCTTTGGTAAAGCTGGAAGCAATGCCTCTCTAACACCAGAGTAAGACAAGGATAGCAATTCCTTTACAAATATTAAAACCCATTTATTAGTGCAAGTAATAATGAGTAGTTGCACAAACCACTGGACTCCAGTGTGACTGGCTCCGAGAACTCTCCAGCAACAGCTTTGTTACAGGCTTTCACCCGGAAGTTGATGAATTTTGTGTCAAATTTCAAACCTGGAAGAGAAAATATTGTAAAAATACAGGTGATAAATACACTTGACATAGTCCACTATTTAAAATCTGTATCTGAAAGCTTTTTAGGATACTGTACAGTTTTATTTCCTCATCTGCCATTTTGAATAGAAAGAGTTTTCCACAACTGTATTCTCCACAGCTACACACAGTAGTTATGTGGGTTATGTGCAATTTTTATTAGCAGGGAAGCCAAGCATGGTGAATAACCCAATAAATAAAAGTAATTCCTTGTTCACACACACCTTTCAGCCTACTACGTACATGCACCCATTGTACCCATCTACATTAATCCTAATTTCCCATTAGGGTTCCATGCCTTGGTGGtttgactattatctaaatgtttCTTGAAGTGTTGTGAGACTATTTCTTCAGAGGGTGTGGGGAGAAAAGCGCCTCTCAGATATGCTCCAAACTCATTGCTCACATTAAaccttttgaattgaattgactttatttcttacatccttcacgttcatgaggagtaaaaagctttatgttacgtctctgtctaaatgtgcaatcatagtaatttataataaacagaacagtcagtgtaacatagaatacactcaaatcagcacatgttaatcagtctgatggcctggaggaagaagctgtcctggagagcctgttgatcctggcttttatcctAAATTGGCAGATCTTAGGAGGGTTAATgatgcctaacggcgactcctttgcttgcatctacggaaacagctctatttccatcgctaatgtctctatttttccctttcagggttcttttgaagactctgacctggatttacatgctgactacggtactttgcgggaatgggacccgctctcaggatTCCACGATTGGCCAACGTTGCTCGGCACACCaaaggctcggcctaagagtctgGCTCGAATTCGGAAGCCTGGGATCTTGGGGCTCTGCAGACGGGTGGATCGAGGGTTGGTGTCAcgacaggagacctgtgtgtcGTTGGGGGAGTTGGGTTATCTGCGACTGTGTGCCTGGAGACTCGGGCTCTTTGCGATCTTCaagcacagagcttgaaaaaaacCAACGTAACGGActtctaacatcgtaaaccagcgagttgtttgttacgtcacctcactcgctgggaaaatggagacaccgcCTTCTCCctgattagggagagagagagaacctgtggtatgccgaataccgggtgaacgcagagtctttggagtaactgcaagtctgtgtctttgctgactCTTGAGTGCTCGGTAGTGATGCTGGTGCTGTTTTGTTGcccgtggggggtgggggaagatcgGTGCTcactgctgcttatgcgtgggagggggagctgggggggggactttggggttctaacatttaacagtcattcattctttggggcactcctctgtttttgtggatggttgcaaagaaaaagcatttcaggatgtatattgtatacatttctctgacattaaattgtacctttgaattGAATTGTAGCCTGTTGTCAGACCTGGGAGAGCTCTGCCTGCCTGGGCTTCGCTTTAGGATCAGTGATTCATGAGGTAAGCCCAGGGACACCAGGATCTGAGAGGAGGTTAATTCCTTTTAAACATCCACATACACACTGGGTAATACTTCAGAACACCAGCCACTGTCTATCAGACGATCAGGGGTTGAAGATGATTTGTGATCTAAATCATTGAtttcacactctcctccccaccttaAAAATCAGCTGTGATTGTAGGCAGCACAGAGTGGAAATAGGAAGGGCAAAGACGCTTCTCATATTGGATTCTGTACAAGTGTTTGCATAACTATTTTTAACCACTACATAACTATACACTCAAACCCTGGTCAACGTGGAGGATGCGTTCGTCAGAGGTGGAGCATTATGCAAATCAGTGCTACGCGGGGTCATTATAACATTATGTAAAATGGACGTGTGCCTGATTTAGAAGAAATCAAACATGAGTTATATTAATTTATAATTCTGTGTCCattggacattcaaagctgctgtgcaggttgactgtgtggttaaggcgACCTAtggagcattggccttcatcaactgtgggattgagtttaggagcagagcggtaatgttacagctatataggaccctgctcagttctgatcgcctcactacaggaaggatgtggaagccatagaaaaggtgcagaggagatttacaaggatgttacccagattagggagcatgccttatgagaataggttgagtgaacttggccctttctccttggtgtgatggaggatgagaggtgacctgacagaggtgtttaagatgatgagaggcattgattgtgtgggatcatcagaggctttttcccagggctgaaatgactaacatgagagggcaccattttaaggtgcttggaagcaggtacagaagggatgtcaggggtaagttttaaaaaaaaactcagagtggtgagtgtgtggaatgggctgcctgtgacggtggtggaggcggatacgatagggtcttttaagagattcctggataggtacatgcagcttagaaaagtagagagcTAAGGGTAACCCTAGCtaacttctaaagtaagtacatgtttggcacagcattgtggcccaaagggcctgtattgtgctgtaagttttttatgtttctattattGCCATGTGTAGAGGTACAGTGAATAACTTGTCTTTTATAACATTCATATCGATCAATTCATTgaaacagtacattgaggtaaatagagtgcagaataaagtgttacagctgcagagaaagtgcagacaaGGTGGTGAGAGGtcataataaggtagattgtgaggtcacaaGCCCATCTCATCATACTAGGGAGCCATTCAATAGACTTACAACAGAGAGATAAAAGCTGTTCTCGAGGATGGTGGTAGGTGCTTTTGGGCTTTTGTATccaaaatgcaagagattctgcaggtacaGGAAAACTCGAGCAAtgtgcataaaatgctggagtagctcagcaggtcaggcagtatctacccAGTCAAATAAACATActatgtttcaggtcgagacaaATGCCCTGACCTGCCCTCACCTCAAAAtaacaactgtttatttcccttcatagatgctgactgacctgctgagtccctccagcacttttttGTGTGTAAGGTTTTTGTATCGATTGCCTGattgtggggggcgggggggggggggaagagagaatgtctgtggAAGGTGGGGTCATTCATTATGCTGGTTACTTCACCAAGGCAGCACGAGgtctccatggagggaaggcagtTTCCCCTGAAATGTTGAGCTATGTCTGCAGCTCTTGGCAATTTCCCCCACCCACCAACCCACAGGTCAATGACCAACTCTTTTGCTTTGCTGACATCAACAGAAAGGTTTGTGTCACGATAGCATGTACTAAGCTCCCTTTTCATTCCTGTGCTCTAACAtattgttatttgagatacggCCCACCTCAGCgggatcatctgcaaacttgtagatggagttagagcagaacctGTCTCATGAGTGCTTAAGGAGTATAGGGCTGAGGAGGCAGCCTCACAGGGCAACAACGTTGAGAATAATTGTTGTGTGGATATTGTAACCTGTCCTCGTCGTTTCTAGTCTGTTGGTCAGAAAGTTAAGGATCCAGCTGCAAAGGGAGGTGTTGGGTCCCAAGATTAGGAGTTTGGTGATAAATTTGTTTGGAATTACACCACTGAAATCTGAGCTCTAATCAATAAGCAATATAATGAAAGCAAGCATTtcattcttcaccaccttattcaCCAGTGCAGCTATTTTCAGGGACCTACTGACATGTACCAAAATCTTGTTTACTgttcccaaaatgcattacctaGTAGTTATtgctgtatatttaatattttagta
Proteins encoded:
- the fsd1 gene encoding fibronectin type III and SPRY domain-containing protein 1 isoform X4, with the protein product MAPAFRLSLKAKASDNMSHLMVDFSQEQKVLRSLKFLPVPSIPEIDTAECLVADNCVTVVWRMPEEDTKIDHYVLEYRKTNYEGAPRLKEEHPWMVREGIKEMEFTLSGLKFDTKFINFRVKACNKAVAGEFSEPVTLESSAFNFNLDAATAHQNLKVEDHKVEWDASGGKVQEIKVRGKENRSRTASPAHSPARSIIQSPKRLPSSRSSRDRFTAESYTVLGDTLIDGGQHYWEVVFERDSKAFFVGVAYRTLGKFDQLGKTNASWCLHLNNWLQVSFTAKHNNKAKVLDISVPDRIGVYCNYSEGHLSFYNAKTKQLIHSFRTKFTQPVLPAFMVWCGSFIVQTGLQSKHSSCYNNHSFAKKSTNQAPNSKTIVIKQKQEMSPITAELHGMQNLGISFN